One stretch of Eggerthella lenta DSM 2243 DNA includes these proteins:
- the purD gene encoding phosphoribosylamine--glycine ligase, whose translation MNILVLGGGGREHAIAWALAKSPRTDSLYVAPGNGGTDGIAQNVPDLNPEDGQAVLAFVRENAIDFVVIGPEAPLVAGVADVLRAAGVPTFGPDAQGAQLEGSKTFSKKFMDANDIPTARYASFTDLEPALAYVRELGAPIVVKADGLAAGKGVVVADELEDAEDAVRSCFDGAFGDSGKTVLIEECLTGPECSMLAFVSDGKAHCMATAQDHKRAFDGDRGPNTGGMGAYSPVPIVTPDELAAMHDIMERAAVATAREFDNDYRGVLYGGFMLTPEGPKIIEFNARFGDPETQVVLPRLESDLADIMLAVAEGRPDDIDLRWSEQWAVCVVLASEGYPGSYEKGKVILGIDEAEQIEGVTVFHAGTAKNFDDELVTAGGRVLNVVALGDSFDDAREKAYEACDLINFEGKQYRSDIGKRAAAGRAAWEN comes from the coding sequence GCCGGGCAACGGCGGCACGGACGGCATCGCCCAGAACGTACCCGACCTGAACCCCGAGGACGGCCAGGCCGTGTTGGCGTTCGTTCGCGAGAACGCCATCGACTTCGTGGTCATCGGACCCGAGGCTCCGTTGGTTGCGGGTGTTGCCGACGTGCTGCGCGCCGCGGGGGTTCCCACGTTCGGACCGGACGCCCAGGGTGCCCAGCTGGAAGGCAGCAAGACGTTCAGCAAGAAATTCATGGATGCCAACGACATCCCCACCGCTCGCTACGCCAGCTTCACCGACCTCGAGCCTGCGCTTGCCTACGTGCGCGAGCTGGGCGCGCCCATCGTGGTGAAGGCCGACGGCCTGGCCGCTGGCAAGGGCGTCGTGGTAGCCGACGAACTTGAGGACGCGGAAGACGCCGTGCGCTCCTGCTTCGACGGCGCATTCGGCGACTCGGGCAAAACCGTGCTCATCGAGGAGTGCCTGACTGGCCCCGAGTGCTCGATGCTGGCGTTCGTCAGCGACGGCAAGGCGCACTGCATGGCCACCGCCCAGGACCACAAACGCGCGTTCGACGGCGATCGCGGTCCGAACACGGGCGGCATGGGCGCGTACTCGCCGGTGCCCATCGTGACGCCGGACGAGCTGGCGGCCATGCACGACATCATGGAGCGCGCAGCGGTTGCCACCGCGCGCGAGTTCGACAACGATTACCGCGGCGTGCTGTACGGCGGCTTCATGCTGACGCCCGAAGGTCCGAAGATCATCGAGTTCAACGCTCGCTTCGGCGACCCTGAGACGCAGGTGGTACTGCCGCGTCTCGAGTCCGACCTGGCGGATATCATGCTGGCCGTGGCCGAAGGACGCCCCGACGACATCGACCTGCGCTGGTCCGAGCAGTGGGCCGTGTGCGTGGTGCTGGCCAGCGAAGGCTATCCCGGATCGTACGAGAAGGGCAAGGTCATCCTCGGAATCGACGAGGCCGAGCAGATCGAGGGCGTCACGGTGTTCCATGCCGGCACCGCCAAGAATTTCGACGACGAGCTGGTCACTGCGGGCGGCCGCGTGCTGAACGTGGTGGCGCTGGGCGACTCGTTCGACGACGCGCGCGAGAAGGCGTACGAAGCGTGCGATCTTATCAACTTCGAAGGCAAGCAGTACCGCAGCGACATCGGCAAACGCGCTGCGGCCGGTCGTGCCGCTTGGGAGAACTAA
- a CDS encoding coproporphyrinogen III oxidase family protein — translation MLSERLLTSVVRECTKNYLRLEPTQERRVPGPKPGQKYMLYMHVPFCERLCPYCSFNRFPFAEDRARPYFANMRKEMLMLKDLGYDFESLYVGGGTPTIMIDELCDTIDMARETFSIGEVSSETNPNHLIPSYLDKLQGRVQRLSVGVQSFDNDLLKQMDRYDKYGSGEEILERIGEASPYFTSLNVDMIFNFPAQTEDVLFSDIERVVESGTSQTTFYPLMASPSVARSLARTVGKVDYAREQRFYEIISEVLAGGENPLFEHGSAWTFNKRGTGAAGEDAMIDEYVVDYEEYPAIGSGGITYLGNNLYVNTFSVNDYNDAIEHDRMSLMGKATFSKHDQMRYRFMMQLFGLRLDKRQFKKDFGVSVERGLPVEMAFMKASGAFDRDNADELTLTPKGRYLMVVMMRQFFIGVNNLRDQARAALVGEERELIFGDGK, via the coding sequence ATGCTTTCAGAACGCTTGCTCACGTCCGTTGTTCGCGAATGCACGAAGAATTACCTGCGCCTCGAACCGACGCAAGAGCGACGCGTGCCCGGGCCGAAGCCCGGCCAGAAGTACATGCTGTACATGCACGTGCCGTTCTGCGAGCGGCTGTGCCCCTACTGCTCGTTCAACCGCTTCCCGTTCGCGGAGGATCGCGCGCGGCCCTACTTCGCCAACATGCGCAAGGAAATGCTCATGTTGAAGGACCTCGGCTACGACTTCGAAAGCCTGTACGTGGGCGGCGGCACGCCCACCATCATGATCGACGAGCTGTGCGACACCATCGATATGGCGCGCGAGACGTTCAGCATCGGCGAGGTGTCCAGCGAGACGAATCCGAACCACCTGATTCCCAGCTACCTGGACAAACTGCAGGGCCGCGTGCAGCGTTTGAGCGTTGGCGTGCAGAGCTTCGACAACGACCTGCTGAAGCAGATGGATCGCTACGACAAGTACGGCAGCGGCGAGGAGATCCTCGAGCGCATCGGCGAGGCCAGCCCCTACTTCACGTCGCTCAACGTGGACATGATCTTCAACTTCCCGGCGCAGACCGAGGACGTGCTGTTCAGCGACATCGAGCGCGTGGTGGAAAGCGGCACGAGCCAGACCACGTTCTACCCGCTGATGGCCAGCCCCAGCGTGGCGCGCTCGCTGGCGCGCACCGTGGGCAAGGTTGATTACGCGCGCGAGCAGCGCTTCTATGAGATCATCTCCGAAGTGCTGGCCGGCGGCGAGAACCCGCTGTTCGAGCACGGCAGCGCCTGGACGTTCAACAAGCGCGGCACGGGCGCGGCAGGCGAGGACGCGATGATCGACGAGTACGTGGTGGATTACGAGGAATACCCCGCCATCGGCAGCGGCGGCATCACGTATTTGGGCAACAACCTGTACGTGAACACGTTCTCGGTGAACGACTACAACGACGCCATCGAGCACGACCGCATGTCGCTGATGGGCAAGGCCACGTTCAGCAAGCACGACCAGATGCGCTACCGCTTCATGATGCAGCTGTTCGGATTGCGCCTGGACAAGCGCCAGTTCAAGAAGGACTTCGGCGTGTCCGTGGAGCGCGGTCTGCCGGTGGAGATGGCGTTCATGAAGGCCTCGGGCGCGTTCGACCGCGACAACGCCGACGAGCTGACGCTTACGCCGAAGGGCCGCTACCTCATGGTGGTGATGATGCGCCAATTCTTCATCGGCGTGAACAACCTGCGCGATCAGGCGCGCGCAGCCCTGGTGGGTGAGGAACGCGAGCTTATCTTCGGCGACGGCAAATAA